A region of the Denitrificimonas caeni genome:
AAATAACGGTGTACGTATCCTCATGCATGGCGGCGGGCAACACACCGCTGGGCGTATGTATGCGGAAGATTTACTCGCAAAGTTAGCAATTCAATCCTGTGCATCTTGGTCGGAAGTCGCCCAGAGCCTTGAACAAGACAGCATCGCTTTTGCGCCATTAGGCACTTGGATGCCCGCTTTGCAGCGCATGATCGATTTGCGTAACACCTTGGGCTTGCGCTCACCTGTGCATTCATTAGCACGGTTACTCAATCCTTTAGCTGCACGTTGCGGCCTGCAGAGTATTTTTCATCCCGGTTACCAAGCTGTGCACCAGCAAGCCAATGTGCTTCTAGGTGATCATGCCTTGGTGATTAAAGGCGATGGTGGTGAAATTGAAGTGCGTCCTGACACCACCGATCAGGTGCTAGGTGCTACAGCTGGGCAAGCTTGGCAGGAGGAATGGCCAGCACAAATTGGCCGTCAGGTTAAAGCGCAAACTTTACAAGTGGAGCGCCTAATAGCTGTGTGGCAGGGCACTGAGCAGGATTTATATGCTGAACAAGCAATCTTAGCCACCATGGCACTGGCGTTGCGCGGCTTAGGTCGTGAACGAGCCGAAGCATTCTCAGCAGCCGAAGAAATGTGGGAAAAACGCCACGGGGCATAATTAAAGCGCCGCTTGCAAACACAGCAGCGGCGCTGAGTCAGTGTGCGGCTAGCCGCCTAGGTAGGCTTGGCGGACGGCTTCATTACTGAGTAGGTTTGCCCCGGTATCCTCAAGAACAATGCGCCCATGCTCCATCACATAGCCGCGGTCAGCCAGCTTGAGTGCTTGGTTGGCATTTTGCTCGACTAAAAACACGGTCACCCCATCATTGCGCAGTTGCTCAAGGATTTTGAAAATCTGCTGAATGATAATGGGGGCTAGCCCTAGAGATGGCTCATCCAGCAGCAATAAGCGTGGCTCACTCATTAAGGCGCGGCCAATGGCGAGCATTTGCTGCTCACCGCCACTCATGGTGCCTGCGCGTTGTTGGAAGCGTTCATGCAAACGTGGGAATAATGATAGGAC
Encoded here:
- a CDS encoding glycosyl transferase family protein, translated to MSAMLEHPFAPFVRILGKGQKGSRGLTQAEAYQAMSMLLDGEVEDTQLGAFLMLLRFKEESPEELAGFTQAVRERVAAPAIAVDIDWPSYAGKRRQLPWFMLAAKALANNGVRILMHGGGQHTAGRMYAEDLLAKLAIQSCASWSEVAQSLEQDSIAFAPLGTWMPALQRMIDLRNTLGLRSPVHSLARLLNPLAARCGLQSIFHPGYQAVHQQANVLLGDHALVIKGDGGEIEVRPDTTDQVLGATAGQAWQEEWPAQIGRQVKAQTLQVERLIAVWQGTEQDLYAEQAILATMALALRGLGRERAEAFSAAEEMWEKRHGA
- a CDS encoding ABC transporter ATP-binding protein, whose translation is MLVINDICTYYGKIQALYDVSIKVNRGEIVTLIGANGAGKTTLMMTLCGDPQASSGEIIYEGEELRGKTTAQIMRKGMAIVPEGRRVFSRLTVEENLAMGAFFCDDKHVRSERLDRVLSLFPRLHERFQQRAGTMSGGEQQMLAIGRALMSEPRLLLLDEPSLGLAPIIIQQIFKILEQLRNDGVTVFLVEQNANQALKLADRGYVMEHGRIVLEDTGANLLSNEAVRQAYLGG